The following proteins are co-located in the Camelina sativa cultivar DH55 chromosome 12, Cs, whole genome shotgun sequence genome:
- the LOC104730209 gene encoding ubiquitin carboxyl-terminal hydrolase 24 has translation MSEKKVFVFGSFTEDETRLFLEKKPVKDPQNDKEKSVESIQFGSLKLVPENSSVNTNGELKKGQADGTVKSRPSSSHKRLDASIPVGADKIVDNDATLPRKHSSRVPEHVGENGIVKEVSERKSLNNDVAVETDPTGVDKLGLSDGESDSLYKASSSKFQALDSENFSSDSSSGSIKRKKNQMVPTEPVPPVKDFTPRGLINAGNLCFLNATLQALLSCSPFVQLLQGIQLKDIIKAESPTLTAFSEFISELDVPSNTSIRNNVTVVEAGRPFTPAMFEGVLRKFTPDVLNNMSGRPRQEDAQEFLSFIMDQMHDELLKLREHSPKVTAPNSSVVSSPNEDDEWETVGPKNKSAVTRTQSFVPSELSDIFGGQLRSVVKAQGSKASATVQPYLLLHLDIHPEGVLRIEEALQLFSAQEDLEGYRASVTGKAGVVSASKSIKIQKLSKIMILHLMRFSYGSQGSTKLHKRVKFPLELNLNRSLLVSSSNESLKYELVATITHHGGDPSKGHYTTDARRKNGQWLRFDDASVTAIGTKQVLHDQAYVLFYKQV, from the exons ATGAGTGAAAAGAAG GTATTTGTGTTTGGATCCTTTACAGAAGATGAAACCAGGTTATTTCTTGAGAAGAAACCCGTTAAGGATCCTCAGAATGATAAAGAAAAGTCTGTGGAAAGTATACAATTCGGCTCCTTGAAACTTGTTCCAGAAAATTCTTCAGTAAATACTAATGGCGAGTTGAAGAAAGGTCAGGCTGATGGGACAGTTAAATCTCGTCCATCTAGCTCTCATAAGAGACTTGATGCTTCTATACCTGTCGGCGCTGATAAGATTGTTGATAATGATGCAACTCTCCCAAGAAAACACTCTTCAAGAGTTCCAGAGCATGTGGGAGAAAATGGAATCGTTAAAGAGGTCTCTGAAAGAAAATCTCTCAACAACGATGTGGCGGTGGAAACGGATCCTACTGGTGTGGATAAGTTGGGTTTGTCAGATGGTGAGAGTGATTCTTTGTACAAAGCTTCAAGCTCAAAGTTCCAAGCTCTGGATAGTGAAAATTTCTCAAGTGATTCTTCATCTGGCagcataaaaagaaagaaaaaccagATGGTTCCTACTGAACCTGTTCCACCTGTTAAAGACTTTACACCTAGAGGGTTGATAAATGCTGGGAACTTGTGCTTCCTCAATGCAACATTGCAAGCGTTGCTTTCCTGTTCTCCTTTTGTGCAGCTCCTCCAGGGAATACAACTTAAAGATATTATAAAG GCTGAGTCTCCAACCTTAACTGCATTTTCAGAGTTCATCTCTGAATTAGATGTGCCAAGCAATACCAGCATCAGAAATAATGTTACTGTCGTTGAAGCTGGTAGACCTTTTACACCTGCCATGTTCGAGGGAGTCCTTAGAAAGTTTACCCCAGATGTGCTCAACAACATGTCTGGCAGGCCAAG GCAAGAAGATGCTCAagagtttttgagttttataatGGACCAAATGCATGATGAATTGTTGAAACTCAGGGAACACTCCCCCAAAGTTACTGCTCCTAATTCATCTGTTGTTTCTTCACCCAATGAGGACGATGAATGGGAAACAGTTGGACCCAAAAACAAATCTGCTGTGACAAGGACACAAAGCTTTGTTCCGTCTGAGCTCAGTGATATATTTGGTGGGCAGCTAAGAAGCGTAGTGAAGGCTCAAG GGAGCAAGGCTTCTGCTACTGTGCAGCCATATCTCTTACTTCATCTTGATATTCACCCGGAAGGCGTGCTTAGAATAGAAGAGGCATTGCAGTTGTTTTCTGCCCAAGAAGATCTTGAAGGATATAGAGCCTCGGTTACTGGGAAG GCTGGTGTAGTGAGTGCTAGTAAGTCGATAAAGATACAGAAACTCTCAAAGATAATGATACTACACCTAATGCGTTTTAGCTACGGAAGCCAAGGGAGTACTAAGCTGCATAAACGCGTTAAGTTTCCCCTCGAACTCAACTTAAACCGCAGCCTTCTTGTTTCTTCATCCAATGAG AGTTTAAAATATGAACTTGTGGCAACGATTACCCACCATGGAGGGGATCCCTCGAAAGGGCACTACACCACAGATGCGCGACGAAAGAATGGTCAGTGGCTAAGGTTCGATGATGCGTCGGTGACCGCCATAGGGACAAAACAGGTGTTGCACGACCAAGCGTATGTCCTTTTCTACAAACAAGTGTAA
- the LOC104730204 gene encoding 50S ribosomal protein L21, mitochondrial translates to MASLRCFRELSRRATTVFSINQTRSISSFSGIKPSETSISHGTVIQNRSLTRDLPWYSLRYRSQGRCFSSNTKDTDGGEESSEGEDDEDEDDDDEEEEDFEDSAEMEEVEREYSPAEKVEEAAEIGYKVMGPLKPSERLFKPYEPVFAIVQIGSHQFKVSNGDSIFTEKLKFCDINDKLELTKVLLLGSAGQTIIGRPILPDATVHAVVEEHALDEKVLIFKKKRRKNYRRTRGHRQELTKLRITDIQGIEKPEPKIVHKPSKEAVTEQSKAELVA, encoded by the exons ATGGCGAGCCTTCGATGTTTTCGTGAGCTGAGCCGCCGCGCTACGACGGTTTTCTCCATCAACCAGACGCGATCGATCTCTTCATTTTCTGGGATTAAGCCGTCCGAGACCAGCATTTCTCATGGGACCGTGATCCAGAATCGATCTCTCACTAGGGATTTGCCATGGTACAGTCTTCGATATCGCTCCCAAGGTCGTTGTTTCTCTTCGAACACAAAAGATACTGATGGTGGTGAAGAAAGCAGTGAAggagaggatgatgaggatgaggatgatgatgatgaggaggaggaggattttGAGGATTCGGCGGAGATGGAAGAAGTAGAAAGGGAATATTCACCGGCTGAGAAAGTGGAAGAGGCGGCTGAGATAGGTTACAAAGTGATGGGTCCTCTCAAACCTTCGGAGAGACTCTTCAAACCGTATGAACCTGTGTTTGCTATTGTTCAG ATTGGTTCACATCAGTTTAAAGTAAGCAACGGGGACTCCATTTTCACCGAGAAGTTGAAATTCTGTGACATAAATGATAAG TTGGAACTGACCAAGGTTCTTCTATTGGGCTCGGCAGGCCAGACGATTATTGGTAGGCCTATCTTGCCAGATGCGACTGTTCATGCTGTAGTTGAAGAGCAT GCATTGGATGAAAAAGTGCTCATTTTTAAGAAGAAGCGAAGAAAGAATTATAGGAGAACGAGAGGACATCGACAG GAATTGACGAAGTTGAGAATAACCGATATACAAGGAATTGAGAAACCAGAACCAAAGATTGTCCATAAGCCCTCCAAGGAAGCAGTTACAGAACAATCCAAGGCTGAGCTAGTTGCTTAG
- the LOC104730203 gene encoding BTB/POZ domain-containing protein At4g30940-like has protein sequence MGLSKDKIRLNVGGRIFETTSTTLANAGRGSYFGALFDENWNLSLPNDDQKEEKEDLFIDRNPDCFAVLLDLLRTGDLNIPPSISERLLHKEAMFYGLINHLRTAKWGPFDGNRLHLSRSVTGIAPGDGTAIRAGPDGGCCVAHGSVVHVFDWMLEEHPTINLDYQRVNDVGWVDSGNIVLSACERLGRGDGGMGLFSSSSGDLRYKFQVSHDNQVKSYSAGALSFSPDSKIFTSCKGRSNEYGIGVWDQVSGKQVDFFYESPGWSLGDADKLQWLNGKNCLLVATLFPRKDNCYISLLDFRDKNMVWSWSDIGSPAMVDEKRVRDAIAMEESNSICVVNEFEDLGFIDLRMDGGGSSVRWSSRSRLMKSKMPDEPCYPKLALHEGQLFSSMNDSISVFCGSDWVLTSRLKRSYGGSICDFSIGGDRLFALHSEENVFDVWETLPPPII, from the coding sequence ATGGGTTTATCAAAGGACAAGATCAGATTGAACGTTGGTGGCAGAATCTTCGAAACGACGTCAACGACGCTCGCCAACGCAGGTCGCGGTTCTTACTTCGGAGCATTGTTCGACGAAAATTGGAATCTTTCACTACCCAATGatgatcaaaaagaagaaaaagaggatcTTTTCATCGATCGGAACCCAGATTGCTTCGCTGTTCTTCTCGACCTTCTCCGAACTGGTGACTTAAACATCCCACCAAGTATCTCAGAGCGTCTCCTTCACAAAGAAGCAATGTTCTACGGCTTAATCAACCACTTACGAACCGCAAAGTGGGGACCTTTCGACGGAAACAGACTCCATCTCTCTCGTTCCGTTACAGGTATAGCTCCGGGAGATGGTACGGCGATTAGAGCTGGTCCAGATGGAGGATGCTGTGTAGCTCATGGAAGTGTCGTCCATGTGTTTGATTGGATGCTTGAGGAGCATCCTACGATTAATCTTGATTACCAGAGAGTAAACGATGTTGGTTGGGTTGATTCTGGTAACATTGTGCTCTCTGCTTGTGAGAGATTAGGAAGAGGAGATGGAGGAATGGGTTTGTTTAGCTCTTCTTCTGGAGACCTGAGGTATAAGTTTCAGGTGAGTCATGATAATCAGGTTAAGAGTTATAGTGCTGGAGCTTTGAGTTTTAGTCCTGATTCTAAGATTTTTACGAGCTGTAAAGGACGGAGTAATGAGTATGGGATTGGAGTTTGGGATCAGGTTAGTGGGAAGcaagttgatttcttttacGAGAGTCCTGGTTGGTCTTTAGGAGATGCTGATAAGTTGCAATGGTTGAATGGTAAGAACTGTCTTCTTGTAGCTACTTTGTTTCCAAGGAAAGATAATTGTTACATTAGCTTGTTGGATTTCCGGGACAAGAACATGGTCTGGTCTTGGTCTGATATTGGTTCTCCTGCGATGGTTGAtgagaagagagtgagagacgCTATAGCGATGGAAGAGAGCAATTCTATATGTGTGGTGAATGAGTTtgaggatttagggtttattgaTCTGAGGATGGATGGAGGAGGGAGTAGTGTGAGGTGGAGTTCTAGGAGCAGGTTGATGAAGAGCAAGATGCCTGATGAGCCATGTTACCCTAAGCTTGCTTTGCACGAAGGACAGCTCTTCTCGTCCATGAATGATTCTATCTCTGTGTTCTGTGGATCAGACTGGGTTTTGACGTCTAGGTTAAAAAGAAGCTATGGTGGCTCCATCTGTGACTTCTCCATTGGTGGGGATCGGTTGTTTGCGTTGCACAGTGAGGAGAATGTGTTTGATGTGTGGGAGACTCTGCCTCCTCCGATCATCTGA
- the LOC104730207 gene encoding uncharacterized protein LOC104730207: MTVSLSVMTFNLHDDQPEESPNSWLKRKDLCLSVITSYSPIVLCTQQGVQSQLDYLQQGLPAYDQFGISRKGPQDANDEHCTIFYNKEKVELLEGGTFWLSESPSVPGSTAWGSAVPCVATWATFQLKGAEPPGFSFQIVNTNLDKISPRARRRSALLTWQHIASLPPTLPVVYCGGFNTQKESTTGRFLLGRSREHGVVGDMRDAWLSARVRKNTALIRTYHEFKGDKQGTVEFLKLIFRALCLCWDRQTQDLHTDWILYRGRSIVPVMCEVVNDKIDDLYPSSHYPMFAEFMLPRSVRMLEPTLPASAPAQEES, translated from the exons atGACTGTGTCTTTGAGTGTGATGACATTTAATCTTCATGATGATCAACCTGAAGAAAGTCCTAACTCATGGCTCAAAAGGAAGGATTTGTGTCTCAGTGTCATCACTAGTTACTCCCCTATCGTTCTCTGTACCCAACaag gtGTGCAGTCGCAGTTGGATTATCTTCAGCAGGGCTTGCCAG CGTATGATCAGTTTGGCATATCAAGAAAAGGGCCTCAGGATGCTAATGATGAACACTGCACCATCTtctacaacaaagaaaaa GTAGAGCTGCTAGAGGGTGGAACTTTTTGGTTATCAGAGTCTCCCTCAGTCCCTGGAAGCACTGCATGGGGTTCTGCAGTTCCTTGTGTAGCGACATGGGCC ACATTTCAACTGAAAGGAGCAGAGCCGCCGGGTTTTTCGTTTCAGATAGTCAACACAAACTTGGATAAAATTAGCCCTCGTGCCCGTAGGCGCAGTGCTTTACTCACATGGCAACACATAGCATCATTACCTCCCACTTTGCCAGTTGTGTACTGTGGAGGATTCAACACACAGAAAGAATCAACCACCGGGAGATTTCTGTTGGGCAGATCTAG AGAGCACGGTGTCGTAGGGGATATGAGAGACGCATGGCTAAGTGCACGAGTAAGAAAAAACACTGCTCTCATAAGAACATATCATGAATTCAAAG GTGACAAGCAGGGAACGGTCGAGTTCTTGAAGCTAATATTTAGAGCGTTATGCCTCTGCTGGGACCGACAAACACAAGACCTACACACGGATTGGATACTTTACAGAGGTAGATCTATAGTTCCTGTAATGTGTGAGGTGGTAAATGATAAGATCGACGACTTGTATCCTTCATCTCACTACCCTATGTTTGCTGAGTTTATGCTTCCTCGTTCTGTAAGAATGCTTGAACCTACTCTTCCTGCTTCTGCTCCTGCTCAAGAGGAAAGCTAG
- the LOC104730206 gene encoding leucine aminopeptidase 2, chloroplastic, producing MAVTLVTSLASSSSRFPFRSFSSSSPSSLSSCVVRFQLPSRLRLAFAVTPLYSSSRAMAHTIAQATLGLTHANSVDHPKISFSGKEMDVTEWKGDILAVGVTEKDMTKDANSKFENPILKKLDAHLGGLLADVSSEEDFSGKPGQSTVLRLPGLGSKRVGLIGLGKSASSPSAFQSLGEAVAAAAKASQASSVAVVLASSETVSNESKLSSASAIASGTVLGLFEDCRYKSESKKPSLTGFGTGPELEKKLKYAEDVSYGVIFGKELVNSPANVLTPAVLAEEASKLASMYSDVMTANILNEEQCKELKMGSYLAVAAASANPPHFIHLVYKPSSGPVKTKLAIVGKGLTFDSGGYNIKTGPGCLIELMKFDMGGSAAVLGAAKAIGQIKPPGVEVHFIVAACENMISGTGMRPGDIITASNRKTIEVNNTDAEGRLTLADALVYACNQGVDKVVDLATLTGACIIALGTSMAAIYTSSDELAKEVIAASERSGEKLWRMPMEESYWEMMKSGVADMVNTGGRAGGSITAALFLKQFVDEKVEWMHIDMAGPVWNEKKKTATGFGVATLVEWVQNNSSS from the exons ATGGCCGTCACTCTAGTTACGTCTCtcgcttcctcttcttctcgcTTCCCTTTCcgctccttctcctcctcctctccgtCGTCTCTCTCCTCGTGCGTCGTCCGATTTCAGTTGCCGTCTCGTCTTAGACTCGCTTTCGCCGTCACGCCTCTCTACTCTTCTTCTAGAGCCATGGCTCATACAATCGCACAAGCTACTCTCGGCCTCACTCATGCTAACTCCGTCGATCATCCTAAG ATCTCATTTTCCGGGAAGGAGATGGACGTGACTGAGTGGAAAGGTGATATACTGGCGGTTGGAGTGACGGAGAAAGATATGACTAAGGATGCAAACTCCAAGTTTGAAAACCCCATTCTCAAGAAGCTTGATGCTCACTTAGGTGGACTTCTAGCTGATGTCTCGTCTGAGGAAGATTTCTCCGGGAAACCTGGCCAGTCAACTGTACTTAGGCTTCCGGGTCTCGGGTCAAAGCGGGTTGGTTTGATTGGTCTTGGAAAATCTGCTTCATCTCCTTCGGCTTTTCAGAGTCTAGGTGAGGCTGTTGCTGCAGCTGCTAAAGCTTCTCAAGCTAGCAGTGTTGCTGTTGTTCTCGCCTCCTCTGAGACTGTTTCTAATGAATCCAAGCTCAGTTCTGCTTCAGCTATAGCTTCAG GCACTGTACTCGGTTTGTTTGAAGACTGCAGATATAAGTCTGAGTCAAAGAAACCATCTCTCACTGGCTTTGGCACTGGACCTGAGCTAGAGAAGAAGCTTAAGTATGCTGAAGATGTTTCTTATGGCGTAATTTTCGGGAAGGAACTCGTCAATTCTCCAGCCAATGTTCTCACTCCTG CTGTACTAGCTGAGGAGGCCTCAAAGCTGGCTTCCATGTACAGTGATGTCATGACTGCAAACATCTTGAACGAGGAGCAATGCAAAGAGTTGAAGATGGGTTCATATCTCGCTGTTGCTGCTGCGTCAGCTAATCCACCTCATTTCATCCACCTGGTCTACAAACCTTCTAGTGGCCCTGTCAAGACCAAACTTGCTATTGTTGGAAAAGGATTGACATTTGACAG CGGTGGCTACAACATTAAGACCGGGCCTGGTTGCTTAATTGAGCTCATGAAATTCGATATGGGAGGCTCGGCCGCTGTTCTTGGTGCTGCAAAAGCCATTGGCCAAATTAAGCCTCCTGGTGTTGAG GTGCACTTCATTGTCGCAGCCTGTGAGAATATGATTAGTGGTACCGGAATGAGACCTGGAGATATCATCACAGCCTCAAACCGAAAGACAATTGAG GTCAACAACACAGATGCAGAAGGTCGACTGACACTTGCAGATGCTCTTGTTTATGCTTGCAACCAAGGTGTCGATAAG GTTGTTGATCTTGCAACTTTGACTGGGGCTTGTATTATTGCTCTTGGAACATCAATGGCAG CCATATATACATCTAGTGATGAGCTTGCAAAAGAGGTGATTGCTGCATCAGAGAGGAGTGGAGAGAAGCTATGGAGGATGCCGATGGAAGAGAGTTACTGGGAGATGATGAAATCAGGTGTTGCAGATATGGTTAACACGGGAGGTCGTGCTGGTGGATCGATCACCGCAGCTCTCTTCTTGAAACAG TTTGTGGACGAGAAGGTTGAGTGGATGCACATAGATATGGCTGGACCGGTGTGgaacgagaagaagaaaactgcaACTGGGTTTGGAGTTGCGACGCTAGTTGAGTGGGTTCAGAACAATTCCTCTTCTTAA
- the LOC104730201 gene encoding omega-6 fatty acid desaturase, chloroplastic encodes MASRIADSLIAFTGPQQCLPRVPKIAASARVSPPGSVRPIDLLLKGSTLRGRRCVVPMKRRIGCIKAVAVPVAPPSADSAEDREQLAESYGFRQIGEDLPDNVTLKDIMDTLPKEVFEIDDVKAWKSVLISVTSYTLGLFMIAKSPWYLLPLAWAWTGTAITGFFVIGHDCAHKSFSKNKLVEDIVGTLAFLPLVYPYEPWRFKHDRHHAKTNMLVHDTAWQPVPPEEFDSSPTLRKAIIFGYGPIRPWLSIAHWVNWHFNLKKFRASEVNRVKISLACVFAFMAVGWPLIIYKVGLLGWVKFWLMPWLGYHFWMSTFTMVHHTAPHIPFKPADEWNAAQAQLNGTVHCDYPSWIEVLCHDINVHIPHHISPRIPSYNLRAAHDSIQENWGKYTNMATWNWRLMKTIMTVCHVYDKEENYIPFDRLAPEESQPITFLKKAMPNYTA; translated from the exons ATGGCTTCCAGAATTGCTGATTCCCTCATCGCCTTCACG GGACCACAACAATGTCTTCCTAGGGTTCCTAAGATTGCTGCTTCTGCTCGTGTTTCTCCTCCTG GTTCTGTGAGGCCTATTGATCTTCTGTTAAAAGGAAGTACACTTCGAGGAAGAAGATGTGTGGTTCCTATGAAAAGGAGGATTGGATGTATAAAAGCTGTGGCTGTTCCAGTTGCACCGCCTTCAGCTGACAGTGCAGAAGACAGGGAACAATTAGCAGAAAGCTATGGATTCAGACAAATTGGAGAAGACCTTCCTGATAATGTCACCTTAAAAGATATCATGGATACACTTCCCAAAGAG GTGTTTGAGATTGATGATGTGAAAGCTTGGAAGTCTGTGTTGATATCTGTGACTTCCTACACTTTGGGGCTCTTCATGATTGCAAAATCCCCGTGGTATCTTCTGCCATTGGCTTGGGCATGGACAGGAACTGCAATTACTGGG TTCTTTGTGATAGGTCATGATTGTGCACATAAATCattttcaaagaacaaattGGTGGAAGACATTGTGGGTACTCTAGCCTTCCTACCACTTGTCTACCCGTATGAGCCATGGAGGTTTAAGCACGACCGTCATCACGCCAAAACAAATAT GTTAGTCCATGACACAGCTTGGCAGCCAGTTCCACCAGAGGAGTTCGATTCATCACCCACGCTGCGTAAGGCAATCATCTTTGGATATGGCCCAATCAGACCTTGGTTGTCCATAGCTCATTG GGTGAACTGGCACTTCAATCTGAAAAAGTTCAGAGCAAGCGAGGTGAATAGGGTGAAGATAAGTTTGGCTTGTGTTTTCGCCTTCATGGCCGTTGGGTGGCCACTGATCATATACAAAGTCGGTTTATTGGGATGGGTAAAATTCTGGTTGATGCCGTGGTTGGGCTATCACTTCTGG ATGAGCACATTCACAATGGTTCATCATACGGCTCCACACATTCCTTTCAAGCCTGCGGATGAATGGAACGCGGCTCAGGCCCAGCTAAATGGAACTGTTCATTGTGATTACCCTAGTTG GATTGAAGTACTTTGCCATGATATTAACGTTCACATCCCCCATCATATTAGCCCAAGAATACCGAGCTACAATCTCCGTGCAGCTCATGACTCTATACAAGAGAACTGGGGAAAG TATACAAATATGGCTACATGGAACTGGCGCTTGATGAAGACGATAATGACTGTGTGTCATGTCTATGACAAAGAGGAGAACTACATTCCTTTTGACCGGTTAGCCCCTGAAGAATCGCAGCCAATAACGTTCCTCAAGAAAGCAATGCCTAACTACACAGCTTGA
- the LOC104730205 gene encoding probable WRKY transcription factor 32 — protein sequence MEDSGIDETEVFYAVEKKSTASTEESEKVEPEKELDNGMSQLRDEDESLETIGEDMYDLHDEPVQETLDKDQVEEGVRENSSVEPNGEYVKEMDSVKETVVSAIVPVDAVEDDREVEASPCLTASSDSLTMKPSLSSDPAAASAVQGLSMVSVPSKQEQRSDSPVVNRLSVSPVPRTPARDGYNWRKYGQKQVKSPKGSRSYYRCTYSECFAKKIECSNDSGKVVEIVNKGLHSHEPPRKNSFAPREIRVASAIRPVSENNAVVKEATIVPNGSDPSASTRENICEPQTFVERKTHCGNEAVDEPEAKRRLKKDNSQSSDSVSKPGKKNKFVVHAAGDVGICGDGYRWRKYGQKMVKGNPHPRNYYRCTSAGCPVRKHIETAVENTTAVIITYKGVHNHDMPVPKKRHGPPSSMLVAAAAPTSMRTRTDDQVNIPTSSQCLVGRESEKKSEALDVGGEKVMESARTLLSIGFEIKQC from the exons ATGGAAGACTCTGGTATCGACGAAACTGAGGTCTTCTACGCGGTGGAGAAGAAGAGCACGGCCAGTACAGAGGAGAGCGAGAAAGTGGAGCCGGAGAAGGAGCTTGATAACGGAATGAGTCAACTCAGAGACGAAGACGAATCACTTGAGACTATTGGTGAGGATATGTACGATTTACATGATGAGCCTGTGCAAGAAACCCTAGACAAGGATCAGGTTGAAGAAG GTGTTCGTGAAAATTCTTCTGTGGAACCAAATGGTGAATATGTTAAG GAGATGGATAGCGTCAAGGAAACTGTAGTGAGTGCCATTGTTCCGGTTGATGCAGTAGAAGATGACCGTGAGGTAGAAGCATCTCCTTGTCTGACTGCATCGTCAGATTCATTAACAATGAAGCCATCTCTATCTTCGGATCCAGCAGCAGCTTCAGCTGTACAAGGTTTATCAATGGTTTCAGTTCCGTCTAAACAAGAGCAGAGATCTGATTCTCCGGTGGTTAATAGATTGTCGGTTTCTCCCGTTCCGAGGACACCGGCTCGTGATGGTTACAATTGGAGAAAATATGGACAGAAGCAGGTTAAGAGTCCCAAAGGCTCACGGAGCTACTACAGGTGTACGTATTCTGAATGTTTtgctaaaaaaattgaatgctCCAATGATTCAGGCAAAGTGGTAGAGATTGTTAACAAAGGTTTGCATAGTCATGAACCTCCCAGGAAGAATAGCTTCGCCCCTAGAGAAATTAGAGTTGCATCAGCTATCCGACCTGTTTCAGAGAATAATGCAGTAGTAAAAGAGGCAACAATAGTCCCTAACGGTTCAGATCCGTCTGCTTCTACTAGAGAAAACATCTGTGAGCCGCAAACATTCGTTGAACGGAAGACACATTGTGGGAACGAAGCTGTGGACGAACCAGAGGCAAAACGAAG ACTGAAAAAAGATAACTCACAAAGTTCAGATTCTGTCTCCAAACCtggcaagaaaaataaattcgTAGTACACGCAGCTGGTGATGTTGGGATCTGTGGTGATGGATACAGATGGCGTAAATACGGACAGAAAATGGTGAAAGGAAATCCTCATCCAAG GAACTATTACCGATGTACTTCTGCGGGATGTCCTGTTCGTAAACACATTGAGACAGCGGTAGAGAACACAACAGCTGTAATAATCACATACAAAGGAGTACACAACCACGACATGCCGGTGCCAAAGAAACGCCACGGTCCTCCTAGCTCAATGCTCGTGGCTGCAGCCGCTCCAACGTCGATGAGAACTAGGACAGACGATCAGGTAAACATCCCCACTTCAAGCCAGTGCTTGGTGGGACGAGAAAGTGAGAAAAAGAGCGAAGCATTGGATGTTGGTGGGGAGAAAGTGATGGAATCAGCTCGGACTTTGTTAAGCATTGGATTTGAAATCAAGCAATGCTGA
- the LOC104730200 gene encoding CBL-interacting serine/threonine-protein kinase 6 produces the protein MVGGAKPVENGSDGGGVSNSTALLHGRYELGRLLGHGTFAKVYHARNVQTGKSVAMKVVGKEKVVKVGMVEQIKREISVMRMVKHPNIVELHEVMASKSKIYFAMELVRGGELFAKVAKGRLREDVARVYFQQLISAVDFCHSRGVYHRDLKPENLLLDEEGNLKVTDFGLSAFTEHLKQDGLLHTTCGTPAYVAPEVILKKGYDGAKADLWSCGVILFVLLAGYLPFQDDNLVNMYRKIYRGDFKCPGWLSSDARRLVTKLLDPNPSTRITIEKVMDSVWFKKSATRSRNEPVVVVAAATEGEEGGEDVDNLVHKSKEETETLNAFHIIALSEGFDLSPLFEEKKKEEKREMRFATSRPASSVISSLEEAARVGNKFDVRKSESRVRIEGKQNGRKGKLAVEAEIFAVAPSFVVVEVKKDHGDTLEYNNFCSTALRPALKDIFWTSTPA, from the coding sequence atggtcgGAGGAGCAAAGCCGGTTGAGAATGGATCTGATGGCGGTGGTGTGAGTAACAGTACGGCTCTGCTTCACGGACGTTACGAGCTAGGTCGTCTACTAGGTCACGGAACATTCGCGAAGGTGTACCACGCTCGTAACGTCCAAACCGGAAAAAGCGTGGCGATGAAGGTAGTCGGAAAAGAGAAAGTCGTAAAAGTTGGGATGGTGGAACAGATCAAAAGAGAGATCTCAGTGATGAGGATGGTGAAACATCCAAACATAGTCGAGCTTCACGAAGTCATGGCGAGCAAATCAAAGATCTATTTCGCCATGGAGCTAGTACGAGGCGGCGAGTTATTCGCTAAAGTAGCTAAAGGAAGACTACGAGAAGACGTAGCTCGTGTTTATTTCCAGCAGTTAATCTCAGCCGTTGATTTTTGTCACAGCCGTGGTGTTTATCACAGAGATCTGAAACCGGAGAATCTTTTGTTGGACGAGGAAGGTAACCTTAAGGTGACTGATTTTGGTCTCTCTGCTTTTACTGAGCATTTGAAACAAGACGGGCTTCTTCATACTACTTGTGGTACTCCTGCTTACGTTGCTCCTGAGGTTATATTGAAGAAAGGTTACGATGGAGCTAAAGCTGATCTGTGGTCTTGTGGTGTTATACTGTTCGTGCTGCTTGCTGGGTATTTACCTTTTCAAGATGATAATCTTGTGAATATGTATAGGAAGATTTACAGAGGAGATTTCAAATGTCCTGGTTGGCTTTCTTCTGATGCTAGACGTCTTGTGACTAAGCTTCTTGATCCTAATCCGAGTACGAGGATTACTATTGAGAAAGTTATggattcggtttggttcaagaagTCTGCGACGAGATCAAGAAACGaacctgttgttgttgttgctgctgctacggaaggagaagaaggaggtgaGGATGTTGATAACTTGGTGCACAAGTCTAAGGAAGAGACAGAGACGTTGAATGCGTTTCATATTATTGCTTTATCGGAAGGGTTTGATTTGTCTCCCTTgtttgaggagaagaagaaagaggagaagagggAGATGAGGTTTGCTACATCTAGGCCTGCGAGTAGTGTTATTTCGAGTTTGGAAGAAGCGGCGAGAGTTGGGAATAAGTTTGATGTGAGGAAGAGTGAGAGTAGGGTGAGGATTGAAGGGAAACAGAATGGTCGGAAAGGGAAGTTGGCGGTTGAAGCTGAGATATTCGCGGTGGCTCCGTCTTTTGTTGTCGTGGAAGTGAAGAAAGATCATGGAGATACTCTTGAGTACAACAACTTTTGCAGTACTGCTCTTAGACCAGCTCTCAAGGACATCTTCTGGACTTCTACACCTGCTTGA